The genome window GAGATATAATGAAGTCTTTACCATATGGAGAGCAGGGTGCCTTAAATGGTACAATTTTAATGAATAGTGAATTAACGTTTTATACAAAATATGGCGATGTAATCGCGAGGATAGCGCTGTTGGTAATGGGAATTATCTTGGCTTATACTCTTGCGCAGAAGTTGTTATATAAACAAAATAAGAAAAAAATATAAAATTAATAACCTAAAGAGTTGTATAAGTAATATATAATTTGTTACTTTGCACTCCGTTTAAAATAGGACAATACAAAATAAGATGTCAAAAATTTGTCAAATTACAGGTAAGAAGAGATTAGTGGGAAACAATGTTTCTCATGCTAATAATAAAACAAAACGCACTTTTGAAGTGAATTTGTTCAAAAAGAGATTTTTTATGCCAGAAACTGGTGAGTGGATTACATTAAGAGTTTCTGCACACGGTTTAAAAACAATCAACAAATTAGGAGTTGATGAGGCTGTTAAACGTGCACGTAAAGAAGGTTTAATCAAATAATTTAAGACACCATGGCAAAAAAAGGAAACAGAGTACAGGTTATTTTAGAATGTACAGAGCATAAAGAAAGTGGTATGCCAGGAATGTCTCGTTATATCACAACTAAAAACAAAAAAAATACTCCAGATCGTATTGAGTTGAAAAAATACAACGCAGTATTGAAAAAGTATACAATTCACAAGGAGATTAAATAATAAAATTTTAGACGATGGCAAAGAAAACGGTAGCAACCCTACAAACTGGGTCTAAAAAAATGACCAAAGTTATCAAAATGGTAAAATCTCCAAAATCTGGAGCTTACGTATTTGTTGAAAAAGTAGTTAACGCTGATGAAGCAGATTCTTTCTTCACGAAATAATCAAATCATCTCCTTAACAAAAAATATTTAAGGTTAATTGAGCTGCCTCGTTTTCAGGGCGGCTTTTTTATTTCCTTATATTTTATGTATCTTCGTACAAAATTTTAAGAAATTTAGCTTATTAATGAGTTGGTTCAAAAAGATATTAGGTAAAGAAAGCAAAGAAAAATTAGATGAAGGGTTAGAAAAATCTAAAACTTCTCTATTTGATAAAATCAGTCGTGCTGTAGTAGGTAAATCTAAAGTAGACGATGAGGTTTTAGATGATTTAGAAGAAGTATTGATTTCTTCTGATGTCGGTGTTGAAACAACGATCAAAATTATTCGTCGAATAGAAGAACGTGTAGAACGTGATAAATATGTTTCGACTTCTGAGTTAGATTTAATTCTTCGCGAAGAAATTGCAGGCTTACTTTCCGAAAACAATATAGAAGATACAAACGGTTTTTCGATTCCAAAGAAAGATGTACCATATGTTATTATGGTGGTTGGAGTAAATGGAGTTGGTAAAACAACGACGATTGGTAAATTGGCTTCTCAGTTCAAATCACAAGGACTTAAAGTAGTTCTTGGAGCGGCAGATACGTTTCGTGCGGCGGCTGTAGATCAATTAGTAATTTGGTCGGAGCGTGCAGGTGTACCAATTGTAAAACAAGCAATGGGTTCTGACCCTGCTTCGGTTGCATTTGATACCATTCAGTCGGCAGTTGCACAAAATGCAGATGTTGTTTTGATTGATACAGCAGGACGTTTGCATAACAAAATTAACTTGATGAACGAGTTGACAAAAATAAAACGTGTAATGCAAAAGGTAATTCCAGATGCGCCTCACGAAGTTTTATTAGTGTTAGATGGTTCTACAGGTCAAAATGCTTTTGAGCAAGCAAAACAATTTACACAAGCAACAGAAGTTTCTTCTTTAGCGGTTACAAAATTAGATGGAACAGCAAAAGGAGGAGTGGTAATTGGAATTTCAGATCAATTTAAGATTCCAGTTAAATACATTGGTGTTGGTGAAGGAATCAATGATTTACAAGCTTTCAATAAAATGGAGTTTGTCGATTCTTTTTTTAAACGAAATAATTAAGAAATTCAATTTCTATAAAATATAAATCCTTCAAGTTTTCTTGAAGGATTTTTTATCTATAAAAATCTTTTTCTTTGAGATTAATTTTATCAAGTATGAACTCTAAAACTTGATGAAATTTTGTTTCCTTATTTGTACAACTGATATTATATTTAACGGAATTACTATCATTACTAAAACTTAATATAGTATGATTTCCATCTAAACATTGTATATGAGGAAATAAATCTTTTGGGTTTAAGTTTAATAATTTAGTAGATATTTCTTCAAAATCATTCAGATTGATATACATGACTTTTTTGTAATCATGATCTTCTTTAAGATTCATTTTTATTTCTACTAATACTTTATCTTTTTTATTATTTTTTGATGACTGAAAATTTGCATTTGGAGATTCTATGTAAATTGTCGTGTTGCTCCACAAATGAGATGAAGTATTCTCTATTTCTATATAGTTTATTTGATCTTGACCAAAAGTACTAATGGAACAGATAAGTAAAATAGTCAATAATTTATAATTCATAACTAATAATTTAGCTTAATAAACCACCTTAATATATTCTTTATAAAACTTTTTGCTTTTGTTTTCTTTCTTCGAAATAGTTTTTAAAAACTCGTTTAAATATTCTCTGAAAGGAGAATCTTTCGCTAAAGCATCTTGTTTCTTACTCGTCAAAACTTGAACAGTTCCGTACATTTCTTCATCATTTTCTACGCTCGATGCAATCAAAGTAAAAGTTTCATTTGATTCATTAATGATATTTTTATTCGACCAAACTAACAACGGTTGATTGTTCTCGTTGTACAAAACATTGTCCCATTTTCCTAACCAATCGTATAGCATTTTTTTCGCAACTAAAGACGTTTGGAAACTTTCGACACGATATTCTGTCAACGAACGTTCGGCTTGTTCTTGCGCATATAATAAATTGAAACTTGTAAAAAGTGCGATAAAAAGAAATAATTTTTTCAAACTCAAAAATCTTGTTTAGCGTAAAGTTATCAAAAATAATTGCAATTCTTATGTAACTTATTTGTTCTTCATGCGTCATATAAATATACACTAACTCTTAATAGTAGAATTAACCATGAAGAAATTTTTTGTACTTGCTGTTACATTGTCAGGAATTTTTGCTTTTGGACAAGATGAAAAGCAGGATTCAACGGACTATAATCCAATTGAAATAAAAGAAGTTTTAGTTCAATCGCAACGCAAAAAAATGTTTGCGGACAAAGCAGTTTATACGTTTGATAAAGAAGCCTTAGAAAAAGCGCGCTACGCAAAAGATTTGTTGAATACGTTACCAGAACTACAAGTTGATCCAATTTCGAATACAATACAGAGTACAAAAGGTGGAACGACTTTGTTGTTGATTAATGGAATTGAGGCAACAGATAATCAAATTCGTGCCGTGAAACCACAAGATGTAGTTCGTGTTGAGTATTTTGATATTCCGCCAGCGCGTTATGCAAATCGTGCAGATCAGGTGGTGAATTTGATTACACGAAACCCAGAAAATGGTTATGTGTACGGAGCGGATCTCACTTCGGCGTTTACAACAGGTTTTATAAATGGTTCTGCTTATGCAAATTTTACGAAAGGAAAAAATAACTTTGGATTAGAGTATAACATCTATCTAAGAGATTATAAGGATCGTACTTCGATGAATATTTATGATTATAACTTAAATAATATTCATTATAGAACAGAAAATCAACGCAACGAATATTTTGGATATACGGATCAAACAATTGCATTGCGATATACCAATTCGGATTCGGATAAATATGCTTTTCAAGCAAAGTTGGATATGAATATCAGTTCGAGTTTTGCTTATGCGAATGGCACAAGTTTGTTCTATCAAAATAGTTTATTAGAGAATCATTCAACTTACAAACATTCTAATTCTAATTATTCAAAACCAACATTAGATCTTTATTATTCGAGAAAATTAGGAAAGAAAGATGAGTTAAGTTTAAATGTAGTTGGATCGATGTATACAACTAAATCGATTGACGAAACGCGCGAATGGGAAACAATTTCTGGTGCAGAACAATATAATTATTTGACAAATTTAGAAGCTGATCAAAAAGGAATTGTAGGAGAAATAGCGCATACGCATAGTTTCGAGAAAGGAAAATTAAATTCTGGTTATCGAATTTCAAATAATTCGATTGATAATAAATTAGAAAACTTAAATGGTCCTTCGAATAATAAAGTAAATTATTTAGAACAATATATCTATTCTGAATATTCTGGAAAAGCGAAAAAATTGTCGTATCGTTTGGGTGTTGGATTAACGAATGTTCATAATAAGAATGAAGATACAAACACAGATACGTGGACGTTTACGCCAAAATTAGTATTGGGTTACGAATTAGCGAAGAATCAAAATTTACGTTTTTCGAGTTCGTATAAACCAACAAGTCCTTGGAATTCGGCATTGAGTAAAAACGTGATTCAGGTTGTGGAAAATATTACACAAGAAGGAAATCCGTATTTAACTATTCAGAAATCGTTTGGAAATAATTTAATTTATTCCTTCAATTCAAAATATTTTGATTTAAATACAAATGCATTTTATCATTATACAAAAGATCCGATTAATCAATTGTATTTGCAAAATATCATTAATGGAAATGTAGAAGGATATAAATTAACGTACGAAAATGCTCAAAATTCGCAACGTTACGGTGTTCAAATTACAGGTTCTATTAAACCTTTTGGAACAGATATTTTAACTGTAAAAGTGAATGTAGCGCCAGCCACAGAACGTTTCAAAACGAAAGATGGTAGAATTTTGAAGAATGATTATATCGGAAATTATTTTGCATTATCATCTGTTTACAAAAACTTTCGTGTAGATTATCAATTTAATATTCCGTATTACACGTTGGGCGGAGCTTTGTTGTACACACAAGAAAACATGAACCATGCTTTTGCGAGTTATAAGTACAATAATTGGACTTTTTCTACTGGAATGTATTGGATTGGAATGCCATCGACTTACAAGCAAAAAACGATGGATAAACAATATGTGGATTATTCCCGTGTAGGAAAAATTTGGGACAACAAATCGATGTTTGTCGTTGGTTTGAGTTTTGATTTTGCTACAGGTAAGAAAACAAATATCAACCGAAAATTGGAAAATGAAACTGCAGGAGCAGCAACGTTTTAATCAATACACAAAAAGAGAATCCTAAAGATTCTCTTTTTGTGTATTGATAATTTGGATGCGATGTTGAAACGAGTTCAACAAGACATAAGGTAGATGTCATTCCGACGAATGGAGGAATCTATAATTAAATTATTTTTGCATCTAACATCTACAACTCTGCCAAAAATTTCAGCGTATCAATATTATCGGCATAATCTGTTAATTTTGGGAATTGAGTTTGCCCAAATTCAACATAATTCGGATTATCTCTCATATCGTTTCCAACCACGCATTGTATTTGATCTTCATTTTCAATCAAATAATTTTTTACATCATTTACATCTTCATAAACTTCAAAATTTACAACTGCAATTGGAGAATGTAAAGCTGTATCTTTTTTCATCAGAACAAAATTATTGTCTAAAAATTCATCTTTTCCTAACAAAAATATTGCACGATTGTAATCGTAATTATTTGCATATTTAGGATGATTAATCACATCACCATAAGAAAAAATAGCTTCGAAAATTTTTGGTAATTGCGCTTCATCTTTTACATAAAGTTTCGTCACATTTCGGCAACCTAATCCAAAATAAATGAATAAGTCGTTACCCAATTTTTTCAATTCTTCATCAGTTTCCGAACCATTCAATACAGCAACTGAAGTTCTATTTTTACGAATAATGTTAGGAACTTTTCCAAAATATTGTTCAAAATAGCGTGCCGTGTTATTACTTCCAGTTGCAATAACCGCATCAAAATTTTCTAATCGTTCAACAGTTTGAATAATCGATTTGAAATTTTCATCAATCGAATACAAATATTTTATCGCTAATTTGATTAATTTATCATCTTTTGATGAAGTTTTAATCAACGCATTATTTCCAGAAATAACAACAGAAAGCAAATCATGAAAACCAACCAAAGGTAAATTTCCTGCCATTATAATTCCAACATTTTTTGGTGTTTCAGCAAATGGATAATCTTTCGTCCAAGCCAATAAATTTTCTTCCGTTAAAGCTTTTGCCCAACTTTTCAAGGCTAACGTAATATTATCTTTTGTAAACCAATTGTTGTAGGCTTCTGCATCGCTCACCGCATATTCAGCTTCTTCTTTCCAATTCTCGAATTTTTCTGTCAGTTCCGCGTCTTTAATTGAATCATTATTTATAATAAAATTAAAAAACTGCCCCAATTCGTTAAATGCTGAAATCCTTTGTTCAAATGTCATTTTTTCTGAAAATTAAATGTAATTTTGTAGTTGCAAATGTAGGAAATAAAAAAACAGATACAATGGCTATAATTATTACAGATGAATGTATAAATTGTGGAGCTTGTGAGCCAGAATGTCCAAATAACGCGATTTATGAAGCTGCGGTAGATTGGAAATATTCTGATGGAACTTCTCTTAGCGGGACAATTGTAAACGTAGACGGCGCAACTTTTGATGCTGATGCGGTGCAAGATCCTGTGAGTGATGAGGTTTATTACATTGTTCCCGATAAATGTACTGAATGTAAAGGTTTCCACGAAGAACCACAATGTGCGGCAGTTTGTCCAGTGGATTGTTGTGTGCCTGATGATAACCACGTAGAAAGCGAGGAGCGCCTTTTGAGCAAAA of Empedobacter falsenii contains these proteins:
- the rpmB gene encoding 50S ribosomal protein L28; the encoded protein is MSKICQITGKKRLVGNNVSHANNKTKRTFEVNLFKKRFFMPETGEWITLRVSAHGLKTINKLGVDEAVKRARKEGLIK
- the rpmG gene encoding 50S ribosomal protein L33 — its product is MAKKGNRVQVILECTEHKESGMPGMSRYITTKNKKNTPDRIELKKYNAVLKKYTIHKEIK
- a CDS encoding DUF4295 domain-containing protein, with protein sequence MAKKTVATLQTGSKKMTKVIKMVKSPKSGAYVFVEKVVNADEADSFFTK
- the ftsY gene encoding signal recognition particle-docking protein FtsY produces the protein MSWFKKILGKESKEKLDEGLEKSKTSLFDKISRAVVGKSKVDDEVLDDLEEVLISSDVGVETTIKIIRRIEERVERDKYVSTSELDLILREEIAGLLSENNIEDTNGFSIPKKDVPYVIMVVGVNGVGKTTTIGKLASQFKSQGLKVVLGAADTFRAAAVDQLVIWSERAGVPIVKQAMGSDPASVAFDTIQSAVAQNADVVLIDTAGRLHNKINLMNELTKIKRVMQKVIPDAPHEVLLVLDGSTGQNAFEQAKQFTQATEVSSLAVTKLDGTAKGGVVIGISDQFKIPVKYIGVGEGINDLQAFNKMEFVDSFFKRNN
- a CDS encoding outer membrane beta-barrel protein, producing the protein MKKFFVLAVTLSGIFAFGQDEKQDSTDYNPIEIKEVLVQSQRKKMFADKAVYTFDKEALEKARYAKDLLNTLPELQVDPISNTIQSTKGGTTLLLINGIEATDNQIRAVKPQDVVRVEYFDIPPARYANRADQVVNLITRNPENGYVYGADLTSAFTTGFINGSAYANFTKGKNNFGLEYNIYLRDYKDRTSMNIYDYNLNNIHYRTENQRNEYFGYTDQTIALRYTNSDSDKYAFQAKLDMNISSSFAYANGTSLFYQNSLLENHSTYKHSNSNYSKPTLDLYYSRKLGKKDELSLNVVGSMYTTKSIDETREWETISGAEQYNYLTNLEADQKGIVGEIAHTHSFEKGKLNSGYRISNNSIDNKLENLNGPSNNKVNYLEQYIYSEYSGKAKKLSYRLGVGLTNVHNKNEDTNTDTWTFTPKLVLGYELAKNQNLRFSSSYKPTSPWNSALSKNVIQVVENITQEGNPYLTIQKSFGNNLIYSFNSKYFDLNTNAFYHYTKDPINQLYLQNIINGNVEGYKLTYENAQNSQRYGVQITGSIKPFGTDILTVKVNVAPATERFKTKDGRILKNDYIGNYFALSSVYKNFRVDYQFNIPYYTLGGALLYTQENMNHAFASYKYNNWTFSTGMYWIGMPSTYKQKTMDKQYVDYSRVGKIWDNKSMFVVGLSFDFATGKKTNINRKLENETAGAATF
- a CDS encoding acyl-CoA reductase, with protein sequence MTFEQRISAFNELGQFFNFIINNDSIKDAELTEKFENWKEEAEYAVSDAEAYNNWFTKDNITLALKSWAKALTEENLLAWTKDYPFAETPKNVGIIMAGNLPLVGFHDLLSVVISGNNALIKTSSKDDKLIKLAIKYLYSIDENFKSIIQTVERLENFDAVIATGSNNTARYFEQYFGKVPNIIRKNRTSVAVLNGSETDEELKKLGNDLFIYFGLGCRNVTKLYVKDEAQLPKIFEAIFSYGDVINHPKYANNYDYNRAIFLLGKDEFLDNNFVLMKKDTALHSPIAVVNFEVYEDVNDVKNYLIENEDQIQCVVGNDMRDNPNYVEFGQTQFPKLTDYADNIDTLKFLAEL
- a CDS encoding 4Fe-4S dicluster domain-containing protein; translated protein: MAIIITDECINCGACEPECPNNAIYEAAVDWKYSDGTSLSGTIVNVDGATFDADAVQDPVSDEVYYIVPDKCTECKGFHEEPQCAAVCPVDCCVPDDNHVESEERLLSKKAFMHLE